A region from the Sphingomonas sp. S2-65 genome encodes:
- a CDS encoding DUF3429 domain-containing protein, whose amino-acid sequence MHASPPRTPRLDTPARIPPLSLVLGYGPMLVILLLGIGAWTLRAPVLADAALVWSAAILLFLSGVARGLSFFTEGGPRLTQLATMGLRFGLGVAALALPLTLAWIALIFGYASLAITEPPAARHGEAPSYFAQLRPIQALIAVAGLVLCLLAG is encoded by the coding sequence ATGCACGCCTCGCCACCGCGAACGCCTCGCCTCGATACACCGGCCCGCATACCGCCGCTCAGCCTGGTGCTCGGCTATGGCCCGATGCTCGTCATCCTGCTGCTCGGCATCGGCGCCTGGACGCTGCGTGCGCCGGTGCTGGCCGACGCCGCGCTGGTATGGAGCGCCGCCATTTTGCTGTTCCTTTCCGGAGTGGCACGCGGCCTCAGCTTCTTTACCGAGGGCGGCCCGCGCTTGACGCAGCTGGCGACCATGGGCCTTCGTTTCGGGCTAGGCGTCGCTGCCCTCGCGCTGCCGCTCACGCTCGCCTGGATCGCGCTGATCTTCGGCTATGCCAGCCTGGCAATCACCGAGCCGCCGGCCGCCCGCCATGGCGAGGCGCCAAGCTACTTCGCGCAGCTCCGCCCGATCCAGGCGCTGATCGCCGTCGCGGGGCTGGTCCTCTGCCTGTTAGCCGGCTGA
- the gcvT gene encoding glycine cleavage system aminomethyltransferase GcvT, which yields MSQDVQEPEAEALAPELLPLDAWHRARGGRMVPFAGYEMPVQYEGIMAEHLWTREHAGLFDVSHMGQLLFSGADTDAQLETLLPGDIKGLIPGRMRYSLLLADNGGIHDDLMVTRLGDENAFEIDAGAFYMVVNGATKWDDLGVFREALPDEVAINHLDEQALLALQGPEAVTALERVVPGVASLVFMTAAAFEWQGNPLWVSRSGYTGEDGFEISLPGDAAEAFAEALCAQPEVKPIGLGARDSLRLEAGLPLYGHDLDLDTNPVAADLGFALSKRRREEGGFPGAEAILADRANGSATKRVGLIVEGRQPVREGAIVVDDSGTQIGTVTSGGFAPSVQKPIAMAYVPAALATPGTRVTLSQRGKTHNAEVTSMPFVPHRYVRKGA from the coding sequence ATGAGCCAGGACGTGCAAGAACCCGAAGCCGAAGCGCTCGCGCCCGAGCTGCTGCCGCTCGACGCGTGGCACCGCGCCCGCGGCGGCCGCATGGTGCCGTTCGCCGGCTATGAGATGCCCGTCCAGTATGAAGGCATCATGGCCGAGCATCTCTGGACGCGCGAGCATGCCGGGCTGTTCGACGTCAGCCATATGGGCCAGCTGCTCTTCTCGGGTGCCGACACCGACGCCCAGCTCGAAACCCTGCTTCCCGGCGACATCAAGGGGCTGATCCCCGGGCGCATGCGCTATTCGCTGCTGCTTGCCGACAATGGCGGCATCCATGACGATCTGATGGTCACGCGCCTCGGTGATGAAAACGCCTTCGAGATCGACGCCGGGGCCTTCTACATGGTCGTAAACGGCGCAACCAAGTGGGATGATCTCGGCGTGTTCCGCGAAGCGCTGCCCGATGAGGTCGCGATCAACCATCTCGACGAACAGGCGCTGCTCGCCCTCCAGGGCCCCGAAGCGGTTACCGCGCTCGAGCGCGTCGTCCCCGGCGTCGCGTCGCTGGTGTTCATGACCGCCGCCGCGTTCGAATGGCAGGGCAATCCGCTCTGGGTCAGCCGCTCGGGCTATACCGGCGAGGACGGCTTCGAGATCTCGCTCCCCGGCGACGCCGCCGAAGCGTTCGCCGAAGCGCTCTGCGCCCAGCCCGAAGTCAAGCCGATCGGCCTGGGTGCGCGCGATTCGCTCCGCCTCGAAGCTGGCCTGCCGCTCTACGGCCACGATCTCGATCTCGACACCAATCCCGTAGCCGCCGATCTCGGCTTCGCGCTGTCCAAGCGCCGCCGCGAGGAAGGCGGCTTCCCGGGCGCCGAGGCGATCCTCGCCGATCGTGCGAACGGTTCGGCCACCAAGCGCGTCGGCCTGATCGTCGAAGGGCGCCAGCCTGTTCGCGAAGGCGCTATCGTCGTGGACGACAGCGGCACGCAGATCGGCACCGTCACCAGCGGCGGCTTCGCCCCTTCGGTGCAGAAGCCGATCGCCATGGCATACGTTCCCGCCGCGCTCGCAACGCCCGGCACCCGCGTGACGCTGAGTCAGCGCGGCAAGACCCATAACGCGGAGGTCACCTCGATGCCCTTCGTCCCCCACCGCTATGTCCGCAAGGGAGCCTGA
- the thrB gene encoding homoserine kinase, protein MAVYTLVSTERLADFLHGYAVGELVSAKGIAEGVENTNYLVDTTVGRFILTLYEKRVAAGDLPYFMALLDHLAERELPVPRAIRNRQGAAIGELENRPACLIEFLPGVSLSQPTRTQAHAAGVALGQLHCAATTFGQERANSMGVDQWRPLFERCGRDLDAIQPGLHDALAGELDRVLGAWDHGLSRGTIHADLFPDNVLMRGDEVSGLIDFYFACTDVRALDLAITHSAWSFDATGGQVDWEVGRALIEGYQQSVRLSGEEKAAFQTLCEGACIRFLLSRAWDWLNTPADALVTRKDPLAYWRRLQTYKNQGSLFA, encoded by the coding sequence ATGGCCGTCTACACGCTTGTTTCGACGGAAAGGCTGGCGGACTTCCTTCATGGCTATGCCGTGGGGGAACTGGTTTCGGCCAAGGGGATCGCCGAGGGCGTCGAGAACACCAACTATCTGGTAGATACCACGGTCGGCCGGTTCATCCTGACGCTGTACGAGAAGCGCGTCGCGGCGGGGGACCTCCCCTATTTCATGGCGCTGCTCGACCATCTGGCGGAACGCGAGCTACCCGTGCCCAGGGCGATCCGTAACCGGCAAGGCGCAGCGATCGGCGAACTGGAGAACCGGCCGGCCTGCCTCATCGAGTTTCTTCCCGGCGTGTCGCTGTCGCAGCCCACGCGAACGCAGGCACATGCCGCGGGTGTCGCATTGGGGCAGTTGCACTGCGCAGCCACGACGTTCGGCCAGGAGCGCGCGAATTCGATGGGCGTGGATCAATGGCGTCCGCTGTTCGAGCGGTGCGGGCGCGACCTGGATGCGATCCAGCCGGGCCTGCACGACGCGTTGGCAGGCGAACTGGACCGGGTGCTCGGCGCGTGGGATCACGGCCTGTCGCGGGGCACGATCCATGCCGACCTGTTTCCCGACAATGTGCTGATGCGCGGCGACGAGGTCAGCGGGCTGATCGATTTCTATTTCGCCTGCACCGACGTGCGCGCGCTGGACCTGGCGATCACTCACAGCGCCTGGAGCTTCGACGCGACGGGCGGCCAAGTGGACTGGGAAGTCGGCCGGGCGTTGATCGAGGGGTATCAGCAGTCGGTAAGGCTGAGCGGCGAAGAGAAGGCGGCGTTCCAGACGCTGTGCGAGGGCGCGTGCATCCGCTTCCTGCTGTCACGTGCCTGGGACTGGCTGAACACGCCCGCCGACGCGCTGGTGACGCGCAAGGACCCGCTGGCTTATTGGCGGCGGCTCCAGACCTACAAGAACCAAGGATCGTTGTTCGCGTGA
- a CDS encoding CcdC protein domain-containing protein produces the protein MQYGNNWISYAISGTIVVVVLALRIWRMNKVRPLRIERLWVVPAILALLTASMFIAAPPSPLGWALSVVALAIGAALGWQRGRFMHIEVDPETHVLNQRASPAALLFIVALIAVRFAARSMLASGAGDTLLHLNAMALTDILIALALGLVATTRLEMYLRAKRLVEAARTARG, from the coding sequence ATGCAATACGGCAATAACTGGATCAGCTACGCCATCAGCGGCACGATCGTCGTGGTCGTGTTGGCGCTCCGCATCTGGCGGATGAACAAGGTCCGCCCGCTCAGGATCGAGCGGCTGTGGGTCGTTCCGGCGATCCTCGCCCTCCTTACCGCCTCGATGTTCATCGCCGCGCCGCCGTCTCCGCTGGGCTGGGCACTCAGCGTCGTCGCGCTCGCGATCGGCGCGGCGCTTGGCTGGCAGCGCGGCCGCTTCATGCACATCGAAGTCGATCCCGAGACCCACGTGCTCAACCAGCGCGCTTCGCCCGCCGCGCTGCTGTTCATCGTCGCACTGATCGCCGTCCGCTTCGCCGCGCGCTCGATGCTGGCGAGCGGGGCGGGCGACACTCTGCTTCACTTGAACGCCATGGCGCTGACCGACATCCTGATCGCCCTGGCATTGGGGCTGGTCGCCACCACGCGGCTCGAAATGTACCTTCGCGCCAAGCGGCTGGTCGAGGCGGCACGAACCGCCCGCGGCTAG
- the gcvPB gene encoding aminomethyl-transferring glycine dehydrogenase subunit GcvPB: protein MSTINQSGWRPTTPEKGESASETFTGNRALMLEEPLIFEIGSNETTGVDFDHSPSPLRGEGRGEGQGNAPAATSRLGNLARTAPINLPGLSEPEAVRHYTRLSRQNYAIDLGLFPLGSCTMKHNPRLNERMARLPGFADVHPLAPVDTVQGAFEVIHQLAHWLVTLTGMHSVAMSPKAGAHGELCGILAIRAALDAKGQQARKVILVPESAHGTNPATAAFAGFTVEDIPATPAGRVDLEALKARLGPDVAGVMITNPNTCGLFEPDLKAISDAVHAAGGYVYCDGANFNAIVGRVRPGDLGVDAMHINLHKTFSTPHGGGGPGSGPVVFSEALTPYAPLPFVEQQGDQFVLVEEETAGEHHAGSFGRMVAFHGQMGMFTRALTYILSHGADGLRQVAEDSVLNANYVLRAMEDVLDAPFAKSGPCMHEAIFSDKGLAEGFSTLDIAKGLIDEGYHPMTVYFPLVVHGAMLVEPTETESKATLDQFIGAFRSVAARAKNGEPALKSAPHFAPRRRLDETLAARKPVLAYKDAPQVQAAE, encoded by the coding sequence ATGAGCACGATCAACCAGTCCGGCTGGCGCCCCACCACGCCCGAAAAGGGCGAGAGCGCGAGCGAAACCTTCACCGGCAACCGCGCGCTGATGCTCGAAGAGCCGCTGATCTTCGAGATCGGCTCGAACGAAACCACCGGCGTCGACTTCGACCACTCTCCCTCTCCCCTCCGGGGAGAGGGCCGGGGAGAGGGGCAGGGCAACGCACCCGCCGCCACGTCGCGCCTGGGCAATCTCGCCCGCACCGCCCCCATCAACCTGCCCGGCCTGTCCGAGCCGGAGGCGGTGCGCCACTATACCCGCCTCAGCCGCCAGAACTACGCCATCGATCTTGGCCTGTTCCCGCTCGGCTCGTGCACCATGAAGCACAATCCGCGCCTCAATGAGCGCATGGCCCGGCTACCCGGCTTCGCCGACGTCCACCCGCTCGCACCCGTCGACACGGTGCAGGGCGCGTTCGAGGTGATCCACCAGCTCGCCCACTGGCTGGTGACGCTCACCGGCATGCACTCGGTGGCGATGAGCCCCAAGGCCGGCGCGCATGGCGAGCTGTGCGGCATCCTCGCGATCCGCGCCGCGCTTGACGCCAAGGGTCAGCAGGCCCGCAAGGTTATTCTGGTCCCCGAAAGCGCGCACGGCACCAACCCCGCCACCGCCGCCTTCGCCGGCTTCACGGTCGAGGACATTCCCGCCACGCCAGCGGGCCGCGTCGATCTCGAAGCATTGAAGGCCCGCCTCGGCCCCGACGTCGCCGGCGTGATGATCACCAACCCCAATACCTGCGGCCTGTTCGAGCCCGACTTGAAGGCGATCTCCGACGCGGTCCACGCTGCGGGCGGATACGTCTATTGCGACGGCGCGAACTTCAACGCGATCGTCGGCCGGGTCCGCCCGGGCGACCTTGGCGTCGACGCGATGCACATCAACCTGCACAAGACCTTTTCCACCCCGCATGGCGGCGGCGGACCGGGCTCGGGTCCGGTGGTGTTCTCCGAAGCGCTCACCCCTTATGCGCCGCTGCCCTTCGTCGAGCAGCAGGGCGACCAGTTCGTGCTGGTCGAGGAAGAGACCGCGGGCGAGCATCACGCCGGCAGCTTCGGCCGCATGGTCGCCTTCCACGGCCAGATGGGCATGTTCACGCGCGCTCTGACCTACATCCTCAGCCACGGTGCCGACGGCCTGCGCCAGGTCGCCGAGGATTCGGTGCTTAACGCCAATTACGTGCTGCGCGCGATGGAGGACGTGCTCGACGCGCCCTTCGCCAAGTCGGGGCCGTGCATGCACGAGGCGATCTTCAGCGATAAGGGCCTGGCCGAGGGCTTCTCGACGCTCGACATCGCCAAGGGGCTGATCGACGAGGGCTATCACCCGATGACGGTGTATTTCCCGCTGGTCGTCCACGGCGCCATGCTGGTCGAACCGACCGAGACCGAGAGCAAGGCGACGCTCGACCAGTTCATCGGCGCCTTCCGCTCGGTCGCGGCGCGCGCCAAGAACGGCGAACCCGCGCTCAAGTCCGCGCCCCATTTCGCGCCCCGCCGCCGCCTCGACGAGACGCTGGCCGCGCGCAAGCCGGTGCTGGCGTACAAGGATGCGCCTCAGGTGCAGGCCGCCGAATAA
- a CDS encoding phosphatidylinositol-specific phospholipase C1-like protein: MRFALGTAALLFAAPAAAQEQPPLRINDVAVIGTHNSYKLAMPEETMAKLRAARPEMADALDYAHRPLAEQLDAGARQLEIDVNHDPRGGHYARGSSDPKLRRPGFKVLHIPGIDNGSSCVLLVDCLRAIRAWSDAHPRHVPILLMFNAKDEQNAARGGIDALPYDDAAYDALDAEIRSVLGPDKLITPDDVQGRYPTLRDAVLANNWPLLEASRGKFLFALDEPPAKVAVYRGKRKSLEGRVFFINTDEASPAAAYLTLNEPIKDAERIRRDVAAGFLVRTRADANTREARANDVRPRDAALAGGAQFVSTDYLWADPRFAGGYRVTMPGGMVARCNPVRRPAGCGDLEAGK; encoded by the coding sequence ATGCGTTTCGCCCTCGGCACTGCCGCGCTTCTGTTCGCCGCGCCCGCCGCCGCGCAGGAGCAACCGCCGCTGCGCATCAACGATGTCGCGGTGATCGGCACCCACAACAGCTACAAGCTGGCGATGCCCGAGGAGACGATGGCGAAGCTGAGGGCGGCGCGGCCCGAAATGGCCGACGCGCTCGACTATGCGCACCGGCCGCTCGCCGAGCAGCTGGACGCCGGCGCGCGGCAGCTGGAGATCGACGTCAATCACGACCCCAGGGGCGGGCATTACGCGCGAGGGTCGAGCGATCCCAAGCTGCGCCGGCCGGGGTTCAAGGTGCTGCACATTCCCGGCATCGACAACGGGTCGAGCTGCGTGTTGCTGGTGGACTGCCTGCGCGCGATCCGGGCGTGGTCCGATGCCCATCCCCGGCACGTGCCGATCCTGCTGATGTTCAACGCCAAGGACGAGCAGAATGCGGCACGAGGCGGAATCGACGCGCTGCCCTATGACGATGCCGCCTATGACGCGCTGGACGCGGAAATCCGGTCGGTGCTCGGCCCCGACAAGCTGATCACGCCGGACGACGTGCAGGGCAGATATCCGACGCTGCGCGACGCGGTGCTGGCGAACAACTGGCCGCTGCTGGAGGCGTCGCGGGGCAAGTTCCTGTTCGCGCTGGACGAGCCGCCTGCCAAGGTCGCGGTGTATCGCGGCAAGCGTAAGTCGCTGGAGGGCCGCGTGTTCTTCATCAACACCGACGAGGCGTCTCCAGCGGCGGCGTATCTGACGCTGAACGAACCGATCAAGGACGCCGAGCGGATCCGCCGCGACGTGGCGGCGGGGTTCCTGGTGCGAACCCGGGCGGACGCGAACACCCGCGAGGCGCGGGCCAACGATGTGCGGCCGCGCGATGCGGCGCTGGCTGGCGGCGCGCAGTTCGTGTCCACCGATTATCTATGGGCGGATCCGCGCTTCGCCGGCGGCTACCGCGTGACGATGCCGGGTGGCATGGTGGCGCGGTGCAACCCGGTCCGGCGCCCGGCCGGGTGCGGCGATCTGGAGGCGGGCAAATGA
- the rnhA gene encoding ribonuclease HI, with product MTELQHVEMFTDGACKGNPGKGGWGVLLRMGETEKELSGGEPHTTNNRMELMAAIQGLNALKRPCRVTLSTDSRYVMDGLTKWIHGWMKNGWRTADKKPVKNAELWQALLEAAKPHRVEWVWVKGHAGHPGNERADKLASDAAVSQR from the coding sequence GTGACCGAATTGCAGCATGTGGAAATGTTCACCGACGGCGCGTGCAAGGGGAACCCCGGCAAGGGCGGCTGGGGCGTGTTGCTGCGCATGGGCGAGACCGAGAAGGAGCTGTCGGGCGGCGAGCCGCACACGACCAACAACCGCATGGAGCTGATGGCCGCGATCCAGGGGCTGAACGCGCTCAAGCGTCCGTGCCGCGTCACGCTGTCGACCGACAGCCGCTATGTCATGGATGGCCTTACCAAGTGGATCCATGGCTGGATGAAGAATGGCTGGCGCACCGCCGACAAGAAGCCGGTCAAGAATGCCGAGCTGTGGCAGGCGCTGCTCGAAGCCGCCAAGCCGCACCGCGTGGAGTGGGTGTGGGTCAAGGGTCATGCCGGGCATCCGGGCAACGAGCGAGCGGACAAGCTGGCCAGCGACGCGGCAGTGTCCCAGCGGTAG
- a CDS encoding acid phosphatase encodes MKVTLLAVSALLLVAADQSVPGYLDGKPVPDLMRVLPAPPEPGSAPAADDRATFEATRKAQGSDRWTLATRDVTDDRFTAFSCALGRKLDAKSAPRLAALFSRMSDGGMTGHAKTGFATRRPYLSQSGEICEPKTEHLAGNGDYPSGHTATGWSTALVLAELVPERATEILRRGRVYGESRFICGSHSRSAVQAGFLAGASLVARWHAEPAFRADMDAARAELATLRGARGPDADRCRIEASAG; translated from the coding sequence ATGAAAGTCACGCTACTGGCGGTGAGCGCGCTGTTGCTGGTCGCGGCGGATCAGAGTGTCCCCGGCTACCTCGACGGCAAGCCGGTGCCTGACCTGATGCGGGTACTGCCGGCTCCGCCGGAGCCGGGTTCGGCGCCGGCGGCGGATGACAGGGCGACGTTCGAAGCGACGAGGAAGGCGCAAGGCAGCGACCGGTGGACGCTGGCGACGCGAGACGTCACCGATGATCGGTTCACTGCCTTTTCGTGCGCGCTGGGCAGGAAGCTCGATGCCAAATCGGCGCCCAGGCTGGCGGCACTGTTCTCGCGGATGAGCGACGGGGGGATGACAGGACACGCGAAGACCGGGTTCGCGACCAGGCGGCCGTATCTGAGCCAAAGCGGCGAAATATGCGAGCCGAAGACCGAGCATCTCGCCGGGAATGGCGACTATCCGTCCGGGCACACCGCAACCGGCTGGTCGACGGCGTTGGTGCTGGCCGAGCTGGTGCCCGAGCGCGCGACCGAAATCCTGCGGCGTGGACGGGTCTACGGCGAGAGCCGGTTCATCTGTGGATCGCACAGCCGTAGCGCGGTGCAGGCCGGGTTCCTGGCTGGCGCGAGCCTGGTGGCGCGGTGGCACGCCGAACCGGCCTTCCGCGCCGATATGGATGCCGCGCGGGCGGAGCTGGCGACGCTGCGTGGCGCGCGGGGTCCGGATGCGGACCGCTGCCGGATCGAAGCGTCAGCCGGCTAA
- the ispH gene encoding 4-hydroxy-3-methylbut-2-enyl diphosphate reductase, with protein sequence MDQAQKPALELLIAAPRGFCAGVDRAIRIVELAIEKYGAPVYVRHEIVHNKFVVDTLKAQGAIFVEELDQVPDGVPVVFSAHGVPKAVPAKAAERGLSYLDATCPLVSKVHRQAERLVAASRHILFIGHKGHPEVIGTFGQVPEGAMTLIETPEDAEQVQVAEPGNLAFLTQTTLSVDDTAATLAVLQRRFPAILAPGPNDICYATTNRQGAVKAIASSVDLMLVIGGKNSSNSLRLVEVAERQGIRAYLIPRAEDLDWAWFNGVGSLGVSAGASAPEVLVRELVAKLSERFDVHEREVETVEENVVFKLPRGLEAA encoded by the coding sequence ATGGACCAGGCTCAGAAACCCGCCCTCGAACTGCTGATCGCGGCGCCGCGCGGCTTTTGCGCCGGCGTCGACCGCGCGATCCGGATCGTCGAGCTGGCAATCGAAAAATACGGCGCACCGGTCTATGTCCGCCACGAGATCGTCCACAACAAGTTCGTGGTGGATACGCTCAAGGCCCAGGGCGCGATCTTCGTCGAGGAACTCGACCAGGTGCCCGACGGGGTGCCGGTGGTGTTCTCCGCGCACGGCGTGCCCAAGGCAGTGCCCGCCAAGGCGGCGGAGCGCGGGCTGTCCTATCTCGACGCCACCTGCCCGCTCGTGTCGAAGGTGCACCGCCAGGCCGAGCGGCTGGTCGCGGCAAGCCGGCACATCCTGTTCATCGGCCACAAGGGGCATCCCGAAGTGATCGGCACCTTCGGCCAAGTGCCCGAGGGCGCGATGACGCTGATCGAGACGCCCGAAGATGCCGAGCAGGTGCAGGTAGCCGAGCCAGGCAATCTCGCCTTCCTCACGCAGACGACGCTGTCAGTGGACGACACCGCGGCGACGCTGGCGGTGCTCCAGCGGCGCTTCCCCGCGATCCTGGCGCCTGGGCCCAACGACATCTGCTACGCCACCACCAACCGCCAAGGCGCGGTGAAGGCAATCGCCTCGTCGGTCGACCTGATGCTGGTGATCGGCGGCAAGAACTCCTCCAACTCGCTGCGGCTGGTCGAAGTCGCGGAACGCCAGGGCATCCGGGCCTACCTGATCCCGCGCGCCGAGGACCTGGACTGGGCCTGGTTCAACGGAGTCGGGTCGCTGGGCGTCAGCGCCGGCGCCTCGGCACCCGAGGTGCTGGTGCGCGAACTGGTCGCCAAGCTGTCCGAACGGTTCGACGTGCACGAGCGCGAAGTCGAGACGGTGGAAGAGAACGTCGTCTTCAAGCTGCCGCGCGGACTCGAAGCGGCCTGA
- the gcvPA gene encoding aminomethyl-transferring glycine dehydrogenase subunit GcvPA encodes MRYLPLTDTDRQAMLATIGAASVDDLFVDVPESARLNGPIHGLPPHASELAVERHMTALARKNVVAGEVPFFLGAGAYRHHVPASVDHIIQRGEFLTAYTPYQPEIAQGTLQVMFEFQSQVARLLGCDVANASMYDGSTACWEAISMARRLTKRGKAILSGGIHPHYVSVAKTMAKFTGDQLVTSLPTLSAAPDTSDLIAQIDDDTSCVVVQYPDILGRIEDLSALAEAAHAKKALLIAVVTEPVALGAIRAPGEMGADIVVGEGQSLGVGLQFGGPYVGLFACSEKLVRQMPGRLCGETVDAEGKRGFVLTLSTREQHIRREKATSNICTSSVLCALAMSAHMTLLGEAGLRQLAAINHAAASAAADRLAQIPGVELVTPTFFNEFTLKLPVEARPVVRALADKNILAGVSLGRLYPDATDLANGLVVAVTETTTAEDVETLASALQEVLA; translated from the coding sequence ATGCGCTACCTGCCCCTGACCGACACCGACCGCCAGGCGATGCTCGCCACCATCGGCGCGGCGTCCGTGGACGACCTGTTCGTCGACGTTCCCGAATCCGCGCGCCTCAACGGCCCGATCCACGGCCTGCCGCCGCACGCCAGCGAGCTCGCCGTCGAGCGTCACATGACCGCGCTCGCCCGCAAGAACGTCGTGGCTGGGGAAGTGCCCTTCTTCCTCGGCGCCGGCGCCTATCGCCACCATGTGCCCGCCAGCGTTGACCACATCATCCAGCGCGGCGAGTTCCTCACCGCCTACACGCCCTACCAGCCCGAAATCGCCCAGGGCACGCTCCAGGTGATGTTCGAATTCCAGTCGCAGGTCGCACGCCTGCTCGGCTGCGACGTCGCGAATGCGTCGATGTACGACGGCTCGACCGCGTGCTGGGAAGCGATCTCGATGGCCCGCCGCCTCACCAAGCGCGGCAAGGCGATCCTGTCGGGCGGCATCCATCCGCATTATGTCTCGGTCGCCAAGACCATGGCCAAGTTCACCGGCGACCAGCTGGTAACCTCGCTGCCCACGCTCTCCGCGGCACCCGACACCAGCGACCTGATCGCCCAGATCGACGACGATACCAGCTGCGTCGTGGTCCAGTACCCCGACATCCTCGGCCGCATCGAGGACCTGTCCGCGCTCGCCGAAGCCGCCCACGCCAAGAAGGCACTGCTGATCGCCGTCGTCACCGAGCCGGTGGCGCTCGGCGCGATCCGGGCACCCGGCGAAATGGGCGCCGACATCGTCGTCGGCGAAGGCCAGTCATTGGGCGTCGGCCTCCAGTTCGGCGGACCCTATGTCGGGCTCTTCGCATGCTCGGAAAAGCTCGTTCGCCAGATGCCGGGACGTCTGTGCGGCGAGACCGTCGACGCGGAGGGAAAGCGCGGCTTCGTGCTCACCCTCTCGACCCGCGAGCAGCATATCCGCCGCGAAAAGGCGACGTCGAACATCTGCACGTCGTCGGTGCTGTGCGCGCTCGCCATGTCGGCGCACATGACCCTGCTCGGTGAAGCCGGCCTGCGCCAGCTCGCGGCGATCAACCACGCAGCGGCAAGCGCCGCCGCCGACCGCCTCGCGCAGATCCCTGGTGTCGAGCTGGTTACTCCGACCTTCTTCAACGAATTCACGCTGAAGCTGCCGGTGGAGGCGCGCCCGGTCGTCCGAGCGCTTGCCGACAAGAACATCCTGGCCGGCGTCTCGCTCGGCCGGCTCTATCCCGACGCCACCGACCTCGCCAACGGCCTGGTCGTCGCGGTCACTGAAACCACCACGGCGGAGGACGTCGAAACGCTTGCCTCCGCGCTCCAGGAGGTGCTGGCATGA
- the gcvH gene encoding glycine cleavage system protein GcvH has translation MSRYFTQDHEWIQVDGDTATVGITTYAQSQLGDIVFVETPEAGKTVAKGDDAAVVESVKAASDVYAPASGTVVEGNPALADNPALVNEDPEGEGWFFKLTLSNAAEVEALMDEAAYKDFVDSL, from the coding sequence ATGAGCCGCTATTTCACCCAAGACCATGAATGGATCCAGGTCGACGGCGACACCGCCACGGTCGGCATCACCACCTACGCCCAGAGCCAGCTCGGCGACATCGTCTTCGTCGAGACCCCCGAGGCCGGCAAGACCGTCGCCAAGGGTGACGACGCCGCGGTCGTAGAGTCGGTCAAGGCCGCCTCGGATGTCTATGCGCCCGCCAGCGGCACCGTGGTCGAGGGTAACCCCGCGCTCGCCGACAACCCCGCGCTGGTGAACGAAGACCCCGAAGGCGAAGGCTGGTTCTTCAAGCTGACCCTCTCGAACGCCGCCGAAGTCGAAGCCCTGATGGACGAAGCGGCCTACAAGGACTTCGTCGACAGCCTCTAA